A region from the Cannabis sativa cultivar Pink pepper isolate KNU-18-1 chromosome 9, ASM2916894v1, whole genome shotgun sequence genome encodes:
- the LOC115704902 gene encoding 1-acyl-sn-glycerol-3-phosphate acyltransferase 3 isoform X3 — protein sequence MQWYGNESSKRISLSLPTILIQTLSLSLSLSLSLYISLGHSFCRSRSGSEARLEMAVPASLVILPIGILFLFSGLIVNIFQAFFFVLVRPLSKNMYRRINKVIAELLWLELIWLIDWWAAIEVEVHTDAETFRLLGKEHALVISNHRSDIDWLVGWVLAQIIGWSMWFCDYVFLERNWAKDESILKSGFQRLEDFPMPFWLALFVEGTRFTQQKLAVAQHYATARGLPVPKNVLIPRTKGFVSAVSHMRSFVPAIYDCTVAIPTNQSPPTLLRMFGGKPSVVKVQIRRHLMHEIPETEDGMAQWCRDVFVTKDALLEKYFTKGKFTDLEHQKINRPKKSLIVVTCWSCLVVYGIVKLIQWSSLLSSWQGITYFGAFLVLVTFTMQILIQSSESERSTPVGLPSQDPMRQAFIQNYAENQIFDNTS from the exons ATGCAATGGTATGGTAATGAGAGTTCCAAGCGCATTTCTCTCTCCCTCCCTACAATTCTtattcaaactctctctctctctctctctctctctctctctctatacataTCTCTCGGCCACAGTTTCTGTCGTTCTCGCTCTGGATCAGAGGCTCGCTTAGAGATGGCGGTCCCAGCTTCACTAGTTATCCTTCCCATTGGAATCCTTTTCCTATTCTCAGGCTTAATTGTTAATATCTTTCAG GCATTTTTTTTCGTTCTTGTTCGTCCCctatcaaagaacatgtataggaGAATTAATAAAGTAATTGCTGAATTATTATGGTTGGAACTCATTTGGCTCATTGATTGGTGGGCAGCTATTGAG GTTGAGGTGCATACAGATGCAGAAACATTTCGATTATTGG GTAAGGAACATGCACTTGTCATTAGCAACCACAGAAGTGACATCGATTGGCTGGTTGGATGGGTCTTAGCTCAG ATCATAGGTTGGTCAATGTGGTTTTGTGATTATGTCTTCTTGGAGAGAAATTGGGCAAAAGATGAAAGCATCTTGAAG TCAGGTTTTCAGAGGCTAGAGGATTTTCCCATGCCCTTTTGGTTGGCTCTCTTTGTTGAGGGAACTCGGTTTACCCAGCAAAAGTTAGCAGTGGCTCAACATTATGCTACTGCAAGAGGCTTGCCTGTTCCTAAGAATGTACTAATTCCGCGTACAAAG GGTTTTGTTTCAGCAGTTAGTCATATGCGTTCATTTGTTCCAGCAATTTATGATTGCACAGTAGCCATTCCAACCAATCAGTCTCCTCCTACATTGTTGAGAATGTTTGGGGGGAAACCTTCAGTG GTAAAAGTACAAATTAGGAGACATTTAATGCATGAAATCCCAGAAACAGAAGATGGTATGGCACAATGGTGTAGAGATGTATTTGTTACAAAG GATGCTTTGCTGGAGAAGTATTTCACTAAAGGAAAATTCACTGATCTTGAGCATCAAAAGATTAATCGACCCAAAAAATCTCTAATA GTTGTCACTTGTTGGTCATGTCTAGTAGTATACGGCATTGTGAAGCTCATTCAATGGTCTTCTCTACTGTCATCATGGCAAGGCATTACATATTTTGGAGCTTTCTTGGTTCTTGTTACCTTCACTATGCAAATCCTCATCCAATCATCTGAGTCAGAGCGATCCACACCCGTTGGGTTACCCTCACAAGATCCAATGAGGCAAGCCTTTATTCAGAACTATGCAGAGAACCAGATATTTGACAACACTTCATAG
- the LOC115704902 gene encoding 1-acyl-sn-glycerol-3-phosphate acyltransferase 3 isoform X2, translated as MQWYGNESSKRISLSLPTILIQTLSLSLSLSLSLYISLGHSFCRSRSGSEARLEMAVPASLVILPIGILFLFSGLIVNIFQAFFFVLVRPLSKNMYRRINKVIAELLWLELIWLIDWWAAIEIIGWSMWFCDYVFLERNWAKDESILKSGFQRLEDFPMPFWLALFVEGTRFTQQKLAVAQHYATARGLPVPKNVLIPRTKGFVSAVSHMRSFVPAIYDCTVAIPTNQSPPTLLRMFGGKPSVVKVQIRRHLMHEIPETEDGMAQWCRDVFVTKDALLEKYFTKGKFTDLEHQKINRPKKSLIVVTCWSCLVVYGIVKLIQWSSLLSSWQGITYFGAFLVLVTFTMQILIQSSESERSTPVGLPSQDPMRQAFIQNYAENQIFDNTS; from the exons ATGCAATGGTATGGTAATGAGAGTTCCAAGCGCATTTCTCTCTCCCTCCCTACAATTCTtattcaaactctctctctctctctctctctctctctctctctatacataTCTCTCGGCCACAGTTTCTGTCGTTCTCGCTCTGGATCAGAGGCTCGCTTAGAGATGGCGGTCCCAGCTTCACTAGTTATCCTTCCCATTGGAATCCTTTTCCTATTCTCAGGCTTAATTGTTAATATCTTTCAG GCATTTTTTTTCGTTCTTGTTCGTCCCctatcaaagaacatgtataggaGAATTAATAAAGTAATTGCTGAATTATTATGGTTGGAACTCATTTGGCTCATTGATTGGTGGGCAGCTATTGAG ATCATAGGTTGGTCAATGTGGTTTTGTGATTATGTCTTCTTGGAGAGAAATTGGGCAAAAGATGAAAGCATCTTGAAG TCAGGTTTTCAGAGGCTAGAGGATTTTCCCATGCCCTTTTGGTTGGCTCTCTTTGTTGAGGGAACTCGGTTTACCCAGCAAAAGTTAGCAGTGGCTCAACATTATGCTACTGCAAGAGGCTTGCCTGTTCCTAAGAATGTACTAATTCCGCGTACAAAG GGTTTTGTTTCAGCAGTTAGTCATATGCGTTCATTTGTTCCAGCAATTTATGATTGCACAGTAGCCATTCCAACCAATCAGTCTCCTCCTACATTGTTGAGAATGTTTGGGGGGAAACCTTCAGTG GTAAAAGTACAAATTAGGAGACATTTAATGCATGAAATCCCAGAAACAGAAGATGGTATGGCACAATGGTGTAGAGATGTATTTGTTACAAAG GATGCTTTGCTGGAGAAGTATTTCACTAAAGGAAAATTCACTGATCTTGAGCATCAAAAGATTAATCGACCCAAAAAATCTCTAATA GTTGTCACTTGTTGGTCATGTCTAGTAGTATACGGCATTGTGAAGCTCATTCAATGGTCTTCTCTACTGTCATCATGGCAAGGCATTACATATTTTGGAGCTTTCTTGGTTCTTGTTACCTTCACTATGCAAATCCTCATCCAATCATCTGAGTCAGAGCGATCCACACCCGTTGGGTTACCCTCACAAGATCCAATGAGGCAAGCCTTTATTCAGAACTATGCAGAGAACCAGATATTTGACAACACTTCATAG
- the LOC115704902 gene encoding 1-acyl-sn-glycerol-3-phosphate acyltransferase 3 isoform X1 gives MQWYGNESSKRISLSLPTILIQTLSLSLSLSLSLYISLGHSFCRSRSGSEARLEMAVPASLVILPIGILFLFSGLIVNIFQAFFFVLVRPLSKNMYRRINKVIAELLWLELIWLIDWWAAIEVEVHTDAETFRLLGKEHALVISNHRSDIDWLVGWVLAQRSGCLGSSLAIIKNEAKFLPIIGWSMWFCDYVFLERNWAKDESILKSGFQRLEDFPMPFWLALFVEGTRFTQQKLAVAQHYATARGLPVPKNVLIPRTKGFVSAVSHMRSFVPAIYDCTVAIPTNQSPPTLLRMFGGKPSVVKVQIRRHLMHEIPETEDGMAQWCRDVFVTKDALLEKYFTKGKFTDLEHQKINRPKKSLIVVTCWSCLVVYGIVKLIQWSSLLSSWQGITYFGAFLVLVTFTMQILIQSSESERSTPVGLPSQDPMRQAFIQNYAENQIFDNTS, from the exons ATGCAATGGTATGGTAATGAGAGTTCCAAGCGCATTTCTCTCTCCCTCCCTACAATTCTtattcaaactctctctctctctctctctctctctctctctctatacataTCTCTCGGCCACAGTTTCTGTCGTTCTCGCTCTGGATCAGAGGCTCGCTTAGAGATGGCGGTCCCAGCTTCACTAGTTATCCTTCCCATTGGAATCCTTTTCCTATTCTCAGGCTTAATTGTTAATATCTTTCAG GCATTTTTTTTCGTTCTTGTTCGTCCCctatcaaagaacatgtataggaGAATTAATAAAGTAATTGCTGAATTATTATGGTTGGAACTCATTTGGCTCATTGATTGGTGGGCAGCTATTGAG GTTGAGGTGCATACAGATGCAGAAACATTTCGATTATTGG GTAAGGAACATGCACTTGTCATTAGCAACCACAGAAGTGACATCGATTGGCTGGTTGGATGGGTCTTAGCTCAG CGTTCTGGTTGCCTTGGTAGCTCATTAGCTATCATAAAAAATGAAGCTAAATTCTTGCCA ATCATAGGTTGGTCAATGTGGTTTTGTGATTATGTCTTCTTGGAGAGAAATTGGGCAAAAGATGAAAGCATCTTGAAG TCAGGTTTTCAGAGGCTAGAGGATTTTCCCATGCCCTTTTGGTTGGCTCTCTTTGTTGAGGGAACTCGGTTTACCCAGCAAAAGTTAGCAGTGGCTCAACATTATGCTACTGCAAGAGGCTTGCCTGTTCCTAAGAATGTACTAATTCCGCGTACAAAG GGTTTTGTTTCAGCAGTTAGTCATATGCGTTCATTTGTTCCAGCAATTTATGATTGCACAGTAGCCATTCCAACCAATCAGTCTCCTCCTACATTGTTGAGAATGTTTGGGGGGAAACCTTCAGTG GTAAAAGTACAAATTAGGAGACATTTAATGCATGAAATCCCAGAAACAGAAGATGGTATGGCACAATGGTGTAGAGATGTATTTGTTACAAAG GATGCTTTGCTGGAGAAGTATTTCACTAAAGGAAAATTCACTGATCTTGAGCATCAAAAGATTAATCGACCCAAAAAATCTCTAATA GTTGTCACTTGTTGGTCATGTCTAGTAGTATACGGCATTGTGAAGCTCATTCAATGGTCTTCTCTACTGTCATCATGGCAAGGCATTACATATTTTGGAGCTTTCTTGGTTCTTGTTACCTTCACTATGCAAATCCTCATCCAATCATCTGAGTCAGAGCGATCCACACCCGTTGGGTTACCCTCACAAGATCCAATGAGGCAAGCCTTTATTCAGAACTATGCAGAGAACCAGATATTTGACAACACTTCATAG